Proteins encoded within one genomic window of Spirochaetota bacterium:
- a CDS encoding alpha/beta hydrolase, which produces MYKITSTQFYSNNCKLDARLYLPDSGKKTPVIVMAHGFGARMDWGLHPFADVFAQMGCAVLMFDYRGFGNSQGTIRKLVYHVHHIEDYHAAIAYARTIPSIDSSRVLLWGTSFSGGHVLTVASHDSSIAGVIAQVPFVDGVAAALNLPVKNILSGLWYGSLDVVLSLVKAKPITIPLVATPDTFAAMNTPECYDGYMKLVPPEAADENWCPARVCLTLPMYRPIAVANRIQCQVCIIGAQLDSLIPIKAVEKTAKRIKHVDFHTLPCGHFDPYDGEMFDKNIQIQKQFLQKVL; this is translated from the coding sequence ATGTACAAAATAACATCCACTCAATTTTACAGCAACAATTGTAAATTAGATGCAAGACTGTATCTTCCTGATAGCGGTAAAAAAACACCTGTTATTGTTATGGCTCATGGCTTTGGCGCCCGTATGGATTGGGGTTTGCACCCATTTGCAGATGTCTTTGCACAGATGGGATGTGCTGTATTGATGTTTGATTATCGTGGGTTTGGAAACAGCCAAGGTACTATTCGTAAATTGGTGTATCATGTTCACCATATTGAGGATTATCATGCAGCTATTGCATACGCCAGAACAATTCCCAGCATTGATAGCTCCAGGGTATTGTTGTGGGGTACATCATTCAGTGGAGGACATGTATTGACTGTAGCTTCACATGATAGCTCTATAGCGGGGGTTATTGCTCAGGTTCCCTTTGTTGATGGTGTTGCAGCAGCTTTAAATTTACCTGTTAAAAATATATTGAGTGGTCTATGGTATGGTAGTCTGGATGTAGTGCTGTCATTAGTTAAAGCAAAACCTATTACCATACCACTGGTGGCAACTCCTGATACCTTTGCCGCTATGAACACCCCTGAATGTTATGATGGCTATATGAAACTGGTGCCACCCGAAGCAGCTGATGAAAATTGGTGTCCTGCACGGGTGTGCCTTACACTTCCCATGTACCGGCCTATTGCTGTAGCAAACAGGATACAATGTCAGGTATGTATTATTGGAGCACAGCTTGATTCACTTATACCCATCAAAGCAGTAGAAAAAACAGCAAAAAGAATTAAGCATGTTGATTTCCATACATTACCCTGTGGACACTTTGACCCGTATGATGGAGAGATGTTTGATAAAAACATACAGATTCAGAAGCAATTTTTACAAAAAGTATTGTAA
- a CDS encoding ABC transporter ATP-binding protein translates to MLAIEAHNVVKRFGDFTALKSLTLAIKKGQFVAITGKSGSGKSTLFYSLSGLDVIDSGNVTVLGSNIHSLTEEELHDFRNTKMGFVFQFHYLVSELTGLENILLPAKKKNLHKEKYDYALYLLDYFAIAHCKNKLPSQMSGGERQRVAVARSLIMSPDIIFADEPTGNLDSINSEIVMNIFREINKKNGTTIILITHDDEYAHLADREIRLKDGEIESDISHNRRGKL, encoded by the coding sequence ATGCTGGCCATAGAAGCACATAATGTGGTGAAAAGATTTGGTGATTTCACTGCATTGAAATCATTAACGCTGGCAATCAAAAAAGGCCAGTTTGTGGCTATCACTGGAAAATCAGGCTCGGGTAAATCAACATTGTTTTACTCATTAAGCGGACTTGATGTGATTGACAGCGGCAATGTAACGGTTCTTGGGAGCAATATTCACAGTTTGACTGAAGAAGAATTGCATGATTTCAGGAACACAAAAATGGGTTTTGTGTTTCAGTTTCATTATCTTGTTTCTGAGCTGACGGGACTTGAAAATATTTTATTGCCTGCTAAAAAGAAAAATCTGCATAAGGAAAAATATGATTATGCTCTCTATCTTTTAGATTATTTTGCGATAGCTCATTGTAAAAACAAATTGCCGTCACAGATGTCCGGTGGTGAGAGGCAGCGTGTTGCTGTTGCCCGCTCGCTCATCATGAGTCCGGATATAATCTTTGCTGATGAGCCCACCGGCAACTTAGATTCAATCAACAGTGAGATAGTAATGAATATATTCCGTGAGATAAATAAAAAGAACGGCACCACCATTATTTTAATTACACATGATGATGAGTACGCCCATCTGGCCGACAGAGAAATCCGTTTAAAAGATGGTGAGATTGAGTCGGACATATCTCATAATCGGAGGGGAAAATTATGA
- a CDS encoding symporter small accessory protein: protein MLGLGDVWVFMAYLLCIISAILCALYGFVKWNDDEEPYTDEAKRWAQEEAEIEKSL, encoded by the coding sequence ATGTTGGGATTAGGTGATGTATGGGTATTTATGGCTTACCTGTTGTGTATTATAAGTGCAATTCTTTGTGCTTTATATGGGTTTGTAAAATGGAATGATGATGAAGAGCCGTATACTGATGAGGCTAAACGATGGGCACAAGAAGAAGCCGAAATTGAAAAATCATTATAA
- a CDS encoding 3-hydroxyacyl-CoA dehydrogenase/enoyl-CoA hydratase family protein, translating to MVRRIEKAAVIGSGIMGGGIAALLADAGVETLLFDIVPFNLTDEEKKDPKARYRIVQAGFDNMMKAKPALIMDKSNASRISLCNLEDDFDKLKDCDLIVEVVVENLKIKQELFQKIDKIRKPTAVVTSNTSGLPLKEMSKNCSDAFKEHFMGTHFFNPVRYMHLLELIPGEKTKKEVLDFIAEFGEKRLGKGIVWAKDTPNFIGNRIGVHEIMTVMQLLESEGITIDEVDAIMGPAMGRPKTAVFKLSDMVGLDTIHHLAENSYELLKNDERRDVYKVPAWFNKMIENKWLGDKTKQGFYKKEKTADGKKLSLVLDPAKLEYREATKPEFESVSAAKKLPTAAQKIKAIVWGNDKAAKFAWKLSALGAIYAANRIPEIADSIVEIDNAMTWGYNLELGPFQAWDAIGVKESVERMEKEGMKVPENVKKMLASGATSFYKVENGKEFYYDLVNGGYKEIKKSAAAISLFNLKGAGKEIKKNESVSLIDLGDDVFCIEFHTKMNAINGQIVDFIADATDFVLKNGAGIVIGNQAGGMPGAFSAGGDLAYMGSLAKEKKWSEIDKFIANVHAGLMKAKYAPIPVVAAPYGMTLGGGCEVCLNADRIVAHSELYMGLVEIGAGLLPGGLGMLNLWKKYIKSVPKAAKITDLAGLFLPCFMAVAQAQVTMSAFEAQKKGFLSAKDRVVFNRDLLIGEAKKEVLRMIDEGYAPPKKEKFVVIGREAMGMVEAEMLNMRIGMYITPHMEFIAKKIAFVMSGGDVPSGTEITEEQWMKQEREAFVELWQTENTQKMAAHILQTGKPLFI from the coding sequence ATGGTTAGAAGAATCGAAAAGGCAGCCGTCATAGGCTCCGGTATCATGGGTGGTGGTATCGCGGCTCTATTGGCTGACGCAGGTGTGGAAACTCTCCTCTTCGACATCGTTCCATTCAATTTAACAGATGAAGAGAAGAAGGATCCCAAAGCACGGTACCGCATTGTTCAGGCTGGTTTTGACAACATGATGAAGGCTAAACCAGCTCTTATTATGGATAAGAGCAATGCATCGCGAATCAGTCTATGTAATCTTGAAGATGATTTTGACAAGTTAAAAGACTGTGATTTAATTGTTGAAGTTGTTGTTGAAAATCTTAAGATCAAACAGGAATTATTCCAGAAGATTGACAAGATTCGCAAACCAACCGCTGTTGTAACATCAAACACTTCAGGATTGCCCTTAAAAGAAATGTCAAAGAATTGCAGCGATGCATTCAAAGAACATTTCATGGGTACCCACTTCTTTAACCCTGTTCGCTATATGCATCTTTTAGAGCTCATCCCTGGCGAAAAGACCAAGAAGGAAGTTCTTGATTTTATTGCAGAATTTGGTGAAAAACGCTTGGGTAAAGGTATTGTTTGGGCAAAGGATACTCCAAACTTTATTGGTAACCGTATAGGTGTACACGAAATCATGACAGTTATGCAGCTGTTAGAATCTGAAGGCATCACCATTGACGAAGTTGATGCTATCATGGGACCAGCAATGGGCCGTCCAAAAACTGCTGTATTTAAACTGTCTGATATGGTTGGTCTTGACACAATTCATCACCTTGCAGAAAACTCATACGAACTGCTTAAAAACGATGAGCGTCGTGATGTATACAAGGTTCCTGCATGGTTCAACAAGATGATTGAAAACAAATGGCTTGGCGACAAAACCAAACAGGGCTTTTACAAGAAGGAAAAAACTGCTGATGGCAAGAAACTTTCATTAGTACTTGACCCTGCTAAATTAGAATACCGCGAAGCTACAAAACCAGAATTTGAATCAGTATCAGCTGCAAAGAAGCTCCCCACTGCTGCTCAAAAGATCAAAGCCATTGTATGGGGCAATGACAAGGCAGCAAAATTTGCATGGAAGCTTTCTGCATTAGGTGCAATCTATGCAGCAAACCGCATCCCCGAAATAGCAGACTCTATAGTTGAAATTGACAATGCAATGACATGGGGTTACAACTTAGAATTAGGTCCATTCCAGGCATGGGACGCTATCGGCGTGAAAGAGTCTGTTGAAAGAATGGAAAAAGAAGGAATGAAGGTTCCTGAAAACGTTAAGAAGATGTTAGCATCAGGCGCAACTTCATTCTACAAAGTTGAAAATGGCAAAGAATTCTACTATGATTTAGTAAACGGCGGCTACAAAGAAATTAAGAAGAGCGCTGCAGCTATTTCTCTATTTAACCTCAAAGGTGCCGGAAAAGAAATCAAAAAGAACGAATCAGTATCACTTATTGACTTAGGTGATGATGTATTCTGTATTGAATTCCACACCAAGATGAACGCAATCAACGGACAGATAGTTGACTTTATAGCCGACGCTACAGACTTTGTATTGAAAAATGGTGCTGGTATTGTTATAGGCAACCAGGCAGGTGGCATGCCAGGTGCATTTTCAGCTGGTGGCGACTTAGCTTACATGGGTAGCCTTGCAAAAGAAAAGAAATGGTCAGAAATTGACAAGTTTATTGCTAATGTACATGCCGGGTTGATGAAAGCCAAATATGCTCCAATACCTGTTGTTGCAGCTCCTTATGGCATGACATTAGGTGGTGGTTGCGAAGTATGTTTGAATGCTGACCGTATTGTAGCACATTCTGAACTCTACATGGGTCTTGTTGAAATAGGTGCTGGATTACTTCCTGGCGGTTTAGGTATGCTCAACCTTTGGAAGAAATACATCAAGTCAGTACCAAAAGCTGCTAAGATAACTGACCTTGCAGGATTATTCCTGCCATGCTTCATGGCAGTTGCACAGGCTCAGGTAACAATGTCAGCATTTGAAGCCCAGAAAAAAGGCTTCCTGAGTGCAAAAGACCGTGTAGTATTCAACAGAGACCTTCTCATTGGTGAAGCTAAGAAAGAAGTACTCAGAATGATTGATGAAGGATATGCTCCACCAAAGAAAGAAAAGTTTGTAGTAATTGGCCGTGAAGCTATGGGTATGGTAGAAGCTGAAATGCTCAACATGAGGATTGGTATGTACATTACACCTCATATGGAATTCATTGCCAAGAAGATTGCGTTTGTCATGTCAGGTGGCGATGTTCCAAGCGGTACTGAAATTACCGAAGAACAGTGGATGAAACAAGAGCGTGAAGCCTTTGTTGAACTGTGGCAGACTGAAAATACCCAGAAGATGGCAGCGCATATCTTACAAACTGGTAAACCATTATTTATTTAG
- a CDS encoding thiolase family protein, with the protein MRDAYIVQAVRTPGCRRGKGAFAQTRPEDLLVTALQGLMERAKVDKKVVEDVMVGCAFPEAEQGLNVGRIAALMAGFPIDTCGATVNRFCSSGLESIAISAARIQAGWADVAIGAGLESMSIVPMGGNMPRPHPYWAKQKPDVYISMGITAENVANRYKISRQDQDEFAYHSQMKAAEAQKNKMFDEIVPTKAVRYVPQPDGTLKKEEFIQDFDDGVRADTTIEGLAKLKPAFAAFGSVTAGNSSQTTDGAAAVLLMSEEACRKYGVKPLVKLVAYVVAGCEPDEMGIGPAVAIPKLLKLTGKDIKDIGLFEINEAFASQAIYCARQLGIGDKKEWAVDSKDRRINVNGGAIALGHPLGCTGSKLASQLVNMMVKKGVKYGIESMCIGGGMGAAALFELVEKW; encoded by the coding sequence ATGAGAGATGCATATATTGTACAGGCTGTCAGAACACCTGGGTGCCGTAGAGGCAAAGGTGCTTTTGCTCAGACCCGACCTGAAGACCTGCTTGTAACTGCTCTTCAGGGCTTAATGGAAAGAGCAAAAGTTGACAAGAAGGTTGTAGAAGACGTTATGGTTGGTTGTGCATTCCCAGAAGCTGAGCAGGGTTTAAACGTTGGTCGAATTGCAGCACTTATGGCTGGATTCCCAATAGATACCTGCGGTGCTACAGTTAATAGATTCTGTTCATCTGGTCTTGAATCAATAGCTATTTCTGCTGCACGAATTCAGGCAGGATGGGCTGATGTAGCCATTGGCGCAGGACTTGAATCTATGTCAATAGTTCCAATGGGCGGGAACATGCCTCGTCCACACCCATACTGGGCAAAGCAGAAACCTGATGTCTATATTTCAATGGGTATCACTGCTGAGAATGTTGCAAATCGTTACAAAATTTCCCGTCAGGATCAGGACGAATTTGCATACCACTCACAGATGAAAGCCGCTGAAGCACAGAAAAACAAGATGTTTGATGAGATAGTTCCTACTAAAGCTGTTCGCTATGTACCACAGCCAGATGGAACACTCAAAAAAGAAGAATTTATCCAGGACTTCGATGACGGAGTACGAGCTGATACAACAATCGAAGGTCTTGCAAAATTAAAACCAGCATTTGCAGCATTTGGTTCAGTAACAGCAGGTAACTCTTCACAGACAACTGATGGTGCAGCAGCCGTTCTTTTAATGAGCGAAGAAGCTTGCAGAAAATACGGCGTAAAACCATTGGTAAAATTAGTTGCCTATGTTGTTGCAGGATGTGAGCCAGATGAAATGGGTATTGGACCTGCAGTAGCAATACCAAAACTTCTTAAACTGACCGGCAAAGATATTAAAGACATTGGCCTGTTTGAAATCAACGAAGCGTTTGCTTCTCAGGCTATTTATTGTGCCCGTCAGTTGGGTATTGGCGACAAGAAAGAGTGGGCAGTTGATAGCAAAGACCGCCGCATCAATGTAAATGGTGGAGCAATTGCATTAGGGCATCCATTAGGATGTACTGGTTCAAAATTAGCTTCACAGCTTGTTAACATGATGGTAAAGAAGGGCGTGAAATACGGTATTGAGTCAATGTGTATTGGTGGCGGTATGGGCGCTGCAGCATTATTTGAATTGGTAGAAAAGTGGTAA
- a CDS encoding FtsX-like permease family protein encodes MFELAIKYIFSRKLQSLLMLIGVAFGCGGYIVFTSIQTGFQNFLKERLIENNGHITIRSREDYITPESLEGVFFKGKYIFWIAEPSGKRSHDYLQSAWYWQKRLEKLPYVVANTRRIEATTTCSRGSFSRSVSLRGIDPVNEPKVTNITEDILEGKLQMLSSGNNMVIVGVELLKFLGAKVNDTINIINPNGHVYPVKVVGIYSSGDRRNDESLILGSITTVQNILESPGKITKIVVKTIDANKAALFAQELSHYSYDKVESWDQVNVNFLSMTKQQSLIRQITMFTFILVVSFGIYNVLNMMVHQKQREIAILRSIGYTSGDTVILFLLQGALISVVGGIIGLIIGYAACSYIQTIKLPGRPMMVAWDVAIYVWGFMLVVTSALIASFLPAKNAGRLSPIEIIRRTE; translated from the coding sequence ATGTTTGAATTAGCCATAAAATATATTTTTTCCCGAAAACTGCAATCATTGCTCATGCTCATTGGTGTAGCGTTTGGATGTGGTGGGTATATTGTGTTTACGTCCATACAGACAGGCTTTCAGAATTTTTTAAAAGAGCGATTGATAGAAAATAACGGACATATAACCATACGTAGCAGGGAAGATTACATTACGCCTGAGTCGTTAGAAGGAGTATTTTTTAAAGGCAAATATATCTTCTGGATTGCAGAGCCCTCAGGGAAGCGTTCCCATGATTATCTTCAGAGCGCATGGTACTGGCAAAAGCGCCTGGAAAAGCTTCCCTACGTTGTGGCAAACACACGGCGTATAGAAGCAACCACCACGTGTAGTCGGGGCTCGTTTTCACGTTCTGTTTCTTTGCGCGGGATAGATCCTGTTAATGAGCCAAAGGTAACCAATATAACAGAAGATATACTAGAAGGCAAATTGCAAATGCTTTCAAGTGGCAATAACATGGTCATTGTGGGGGTTGAGCTTTTAAAGTTTTTAGGTGCAAAAGTAAATGATACTATTAATATCATTAATCCCAATGGACATGTGTATCCTGTAAAGGTAGTGGGAATCTATTCGTCAGGTGACAGGCGCAACGATGAATCATTGATTTTAGGTTCCATTACCACAGTACAGAATATTTTAGAAAGCCCAGGTAAAATCACAAAGATAGTGGTTAAAACGATTGATGCCAACAAAGCAGCGTTATTTGCTCAGGAGCTATCGCACTATAGTTATGATAAAGTGGAAAGCTGGGATCAGGTCAACGTCAATTTTTTAAGTATGACAAAGCAACAGTCGCTTATTCGCCAAATAACCATGTTCACTTTTATTCTGGTGGTTTCTTTTGGTATTTATAATGTGCTCAACATGATGGTGCATCAAAAACAGCGTGAAATAGCAATACTGAGATCTATTGGCTATACCAGTGGTGATACAGTGATTTTATTTTTATTGCAGGGAGCGCTTATCAGTGTGGTGGGTGGAATTATTGGGCTTATTATTGGGTATGCTGCCTGCAGTTATATCCAGACCATAAAATTACCCGGAAGGCCCATGATGGTGGCCTGGGATGTGGCAATCTATGTGTGGGGGTTTATGCTGGTAGTTACTTCTGCGCTTATTGCAAGCTTTTTACCGGCAAAGAATGCAGGCCGCCTATCGCCTATTGAGATTATCAGGAGAACCGAATAA
- a CDS encoding TolC family protein, which translates to MKKLNNVLEVNKTVKQTMICVLYSIFTILYCIHLSSYPVFAQENATVISYEQFISTITQKLPQIKNNVLQVQKAYNEVEKAKSIDDTNLTAKGQYARQKMYTTGKSLYEPDYKQSYYGYTGIEQTLSSTGTRLSLGLEYNSSSITGNLTIPPQAYTVDEYRPSITATITQPLLKNAFGIIDRYGKNSAAMKLEIQKLQQLQDDQSVLNYYKKLYFNWVLYKLALDIWQESIANARSLVDSVQRKAKAGLAENDDVQRAVSSLLSYQAQYKQYEIAYKSLCDELSLYFDKSIVPHINDMNIMFDSIVSAEYIEVPFEQTRSWLIVKKNMDVMQYSIKVADNSTLPQMNLILSASRKNYSDRQREALSKLPDTDYSVGVEFSYPLGNHDADAQLKDYELSLKELENNLLITQNSYYKSLRSIIQSLNGYKELIATHNKNLQALISQRQTEQKKYEQARLDLQYLINTENSIAMEKLTLLQLKVGLVGYYIDYKDLTE; encoded by the coding sequence ATGAAGAAACTGAATAATGTGTTGGAAGTAAACAAAACTGTGAAACAAACCATGATTTGTGTTTTGTATAGCATTTTTACCATACTATATTGTATTCATTTGTCTTCGTATCCCGTTTTTGCGCAGGAAAATGCTACTGTCATTTCATACGAGCAGTTTATATCTACAATTACACAAAAATTACCTCAGATTAAAAATAATGTTCTTCAGGTGCAAAAGGCATACAATGAAGTTGAAAAAGCTAAAAGCATTGATGATACCAATCTCACTGCAAAGGGACAATATGCACGGCAGAAGATGTACACAACTGGTAAAAGCCTTTATGAACCTGATTACAAACAATCGTATTATGGATATACGGGCATTGAGCAAACTTTATCTTCAACCGGAACACGCCTATCATTGGGTCTTGAGTATAATTCTTCATCCATAACGGGTAATCTCACAATACCACCACAGGCCTATACCGTTGACGAATACAGGCCTTCTATTACAGCCACTATCACACAACCTCTTTTAAAAAATGCATTTGGCATAATTGACCGATATGGGAAAAATAGTGCAGCTATGAAATTAGAAATACAGAAGCTTCAACAGTTACAGGATGACCAATCTGTATTGAATTATTATAAAAAGCTTTATTTTAACTGGGTTTTGTATAAACTGGCGCTTGATATATGGCAGGAAAGTATTGCCAATGCAAGGTCGCTGGTGGATTCAGTACAACGTAAAGCTAAGGCGGGATTAGCAGAAAATGATGACGTACAGCGAGCAGTATCATCACTTTTAAGCTACCAGGCACAGTATAAACAATATGAAATTGCCTATAAATCTCTTTGTGATGAACTATCGCTTTACTTTGACAAATCCATTGTTCCGCACATTAATGATATGAATATCATGTTTGATTCTATAGTTTCAGCAGAATATATCGAAGTGCCGTTTGAACAAACGCGTTCATGGCTTATTGTAAAAAAGAACATGGATGTTATGCAGTATTCTATTAAAGTGGCTGATAATAGCACACTTCCACAAATGAACTTGATTCTATCGGCATCACGGAAAAATTATAGTGATAGGCAGCGCGAAGCTTTGAGCAAGTTACCCGATACGGACTATTCAGTTGGGGTTGAATTCAGTTATCCCCTGGGTAACCACGATGCAGATGCACAACTTAAAGACTATGAGCTATCGCTGAAAGAATTGGAGAACAATCTTTTAATTACACAGAATAGTTATTATAAGTCCTTGCGGTCAATTATACAATCTTTGAACGGCTATAAAGAGCTTATTGCAACGCATAACAAAAATTTACAGGCTCTGATTTCACAACGACAGACTGAACAAAAGAAATATGAGCAGGCACGGCTTGATCTGCAGTATTTGATTAATACTGAAAACAGCATTGCAATGGAAAAGCTTACACTATTGCAACTGAAGGTGGGTTTAGTTGGTTATTATATTGACTATAAAGACTTAACTGAATAA
- a CDS encoding GAF domain-containing protein produces the protein MDTIVKTLKKIFPFEIIILVTAVLTINILKYPEDIGFLSIHYNPYLFVIIFFTSFYGKKSGLLTFLIATIIIASYNIISDLYYSTDILYTTITTPAVYQHLSSLLFLSLIAIIILGEIRDNLGRIIQNQKATIKELDEQAAKLKRELEAVSLVNQEYQDRILGQQNSLISLYSTIIALNTLNLENIYPNILNAVVQFTGALQCSLWQYDRDNNSIHLLAYNGWTPEIINSTPSNLDTENLIGWSVRNNTMFSIKMLQKYQNLKALDKGNSIITVPITIDNQVWGALNIEKIPFIKYNLYTEQLLLMIADLAAPIIRNAIRYSSLVHKEVDPITGFNSISEFYEVIKEEFVNAQHNKLNMSLLIVECINSAQIVEKFSMKDALLVLKEIAGLVQQLAKGKVFIFQYKETFQFAAILPNMDFDGTAMFSLSLIEQNSKKTYYVKGQIVNPEIVIGYSSLRPNHQSEEDLILLAENLLLMQKI, from the coding sequence ATGGATACCATAGTTAAAACATTAAAAAAAATATTTCCCTTTGAAATAATTATACTTGTCACGGCAGTACTTACCATCAATATTCTTAAATATCCTGAAGACATTGGTTTTCTTTCTATACACTACAACCCCTATCTCTTCGTTATAATCTTCTTTACTTCGTTTTATGGCAAAAAATCCGGTCTTCTTACATTCCTCATAGCAACGATAATCATAGCATCATATAATATAATCAGTGATCTGTATTATTCAACCGACATACTATATACAACGATCACTACACCGGCTGTTTATCAGCATCTGTCTTCATTATTATTTCTATCGCTCATTGCTATCATTATTCTTGGAGAAATACGCGATAATTTAGGCCGCATTATACAGAACCAGAAAGCAACAATTAAAGAACTTGATGAGCAGGCTGCCAAACTTAAACGAGAACTTGAAGCCGTATCATTGGTAAATCAGGAATATCAGGACCGCATTTTAGGCCAGCAAAATTCGCTCATATCATTATATTCAACTATTATTGCGTTAAATACATTAAATTTAGAAAATATCTATCCTAATATTTTGAATGCGGTGGTACAATTCACCGGAGCTTTGCAATGTTCATTATGGCAATATGATCGTGATAATAATTCTATACATCTTCTTGCATACAATGGGTGGACACCGGAAATTATTAATAGCACCCCTTCAAACCTTGATACGGAAAACCTTATTGGCTGGTCGGTTCGGAACAATACCATGTTTTCTATTAAAATGCTTCAGAAATATCAAAACTTAAAAGCACTTGATAAAGGCAATTCTATCATTACTGTTCCTATCACTATCGACAATCAGGTATGGGGAGCGCTTAATATTGAAAAAATACCTTTTATAAAATATAATCTTTATACCGAGCAATTATTACTTATGATTGCAGACCTTGCTGCCCCAATTATTCGCAATGCCATACGATATAGCTCACTAGTACACAAAGAGGTTGACCCGATAACGGGCTTTAATTCAATAAGCGAATTTTATGAGGTTATCAAAGAAGAATTTGTCAATGCACAGCATAACAAATTGAACATGTCATTACTGATAGTTGAATGTATCAATAGTGCCCAAATAGTTGAAAAATTTTCAATGAAGGATGCGCTTTTAGTTTTAAAGGAGATAGCCGGATTAGTACAGCAGCTTGCAAAAGGTAAGGTTTTTATTTTCCAGTATAAGGAAACATTCCAGTTTGCAGCTATTTTACCCAACATGGATTTTGATGGCACGGCGATGTTCAGTTTATCACTTATTGAACAAAACAGCAAAAAAACATATTATGTAAAAGGCCAGATAGTTAATCCTGAAATTGTTATTGGATACAGTAGCTTAAGGCCCAATCATCAGTCTGAAGAAGACCTTATACTACTGGCCGAAAATCTACTGCTTATGCAGAAAATATAG
- a CDS encoding HlyD family efflux transporter periplasmic adaptor subunit, with the protein MKRTYILISATVILILSVLGGFIICSRNGKTVKPKTGPVVEAVYALGIVTPYKEYSLRVGMSTKIERLFVWEGDTVSAGSPLVQLDGGIVLRSPFTGTIAKLNRKENEIVTAQESIMTIVDPHKMYVRLSLDQESIINVRKKQKTQVSFENLRSTIITGYVSRIYPSDGEFVVTVDVDSFPEGVLPYMTCDVAIVVREKENALFVPENAVKANMVRILRDGKEYTVKVTTRKCKDGWLEVLEGDVKPEDIIVIR; encoded by the coding sequence ATGAAACGAACATATATTTTGATTTCAGCAACTGTTATACTCATTTTGAGTGTACTGGGTGGTTTTATAATCTGTTCGCGAAATGGGAAAACAGTAAAGCCAAAAACTGGACCAGTTGTAGAAGCTGTGTATGCATTGGGGATAGTAACTCCGTATAAAGAGTATAGCCTGCGAGTGGGGATGAGCACTAAAATTGAACGCCTCTTTGTGTGGGAAGGTGATACCGTGAGTGCAGGTAGCCCCCTGGTGCAACTTGATGGCGGTATTGTACTGCGATCCCCATTTACAGGAACTATCGCCAAACTGAACCGTAAAGAAAATGAGATAGTTACCGCACAGGAATCCATTATGACTATTGTTGACCCGCATAAAATGTATGTGCGCCTTTCACTTGACCAGGAATCCATCATCAATGTCAGGAAAAAGCAAAAGACGCAGGTAAGTTTTGAAAATTTGCGTAGCACGATAATTACCGGGTATGTAAGCCGTATTTACCCTTCGGATGGCGAATTTGTGGTGACTGTTGATGTGGACAGTTTCCCGGAAGGGGTGCTTCCGTATATGACCTGTGATGTGGCAATAGTAGTGAGGGAAAAAGAAAATGCACTGTTTGTGCCGGAAAATGCGGTTAAAGCTAACATGGTGCGTATACTAAGAGATGGGAAGGAATATACAGTAAAGGTTACAACGCGGAAATGTAAAGATGGCTGGCTTGAGGTACTTGAAGGTGATGTAAAGCCTGAAGATATCATTGTTATACGGTAA